In Picosynechococcus sp. PCC 7002, the following are encoded in one genomic region:
- a CDS encoding Tic22 family protein, translating to MKSLVRLGQKALLMGTVIAGTILGVNGSVLALPEAAVVEKLRPIPMYMLINDEGQPIFATVTDQNGGESGVTGVFVSLSDAENLVAARQTESKRLLDAERAKPNADPQIVAELEAQAALWQEANVLPIGLDKIYQFAQSDEAEDLTFKFLPTMAQLNAAAQVTQQENFPGVPLFFLSIQEKDANGQDIVSFPTLAGDDNNGNGEIPVFFEVQPILEQLDAFPEDEELSINVMPLEVFIAKLLDEDLPAEEQEFLESMTLIPSTESAQLIQAVIEQQRQQQ from the coding sequence ATGAAAAGTCTGGTTCGTTTGGGTCAAAAAGCCCTACTGATGGGCACGGTAATCGCCGGAACAATCTTAGGTGTTAATGGCAGTGTGTTGGCGCTCCCTGAGGCAGCCGTCGTCGAAAAGCTCCGGCCAATTCCGATGTATATGCTGATCAACGACGAAGGGCAGCCCATTTTTGCGACAGTCACCGACCAGAATGGTGGCGAGTCGGGGGTTACGGGCGTTTTTGTGAGTCTTTCGGATGCTGAAAACCTCGTGGCGGCCCGCCAAACAGAATCGAAAAGACTCCTCGATGCGGAACGGGCAAAACCCAATGCCGATCCCCAAATTGTCGCTGAACTAGAAGCTCAAGCGGCCCTGTGGCAAGAGGCTAATGTTCTTCCCATCGGTTTAGATAAGATCTACCAGTTTGCCCAAAGCGATGAAGCAGAAGATTTGACCTTTAAGTTTTTGCCGACCATGGCGCAGTTAAATGCGGCGGCCCAAGTGACGCAACAGGAAAACTTCCCCGGTGTGCCTTTATTTTTCCTCTCGATTCAGGAAAAGGATGCCAACGGACAAGATATTGTTTCTTTCCCAACTCTGGCAGGGGATGACAACAATGGCAACGGTGAGATCCCTGTTTTCTTTGAAGTGCAGCCGATTCTTGAGCAATTAGATGCTTTCCCGGAAGATGAAGAGCTGAGTATTAATGTAATGCCCCTTGAGGTATTTATCGCAAAACTGCTCGATGAGGATCTACCCGCAGAGGAGCAGGAATTTTTGGAGTCGATGACCCTAATTCCCTCGACGGAATCGGCCCAGTTGATCCAAGCTGTCATTGAGCAGCAACGGCAACAACAATAG
- a CDS encoding GNAT family N-acetyltransferase encodes MGFLKRLFNPTVDVPNVQISDSQLESAGQPRIFFSLDRDLDLYELEELCDQVGWARRPIRKVRKAIQHSFLVVTVWEVRNSKRRRLIGFARATSDCAFNATVWDVVIHPQFQSQGLGKGLMQFIIKKLRESDISNITLFADPQVVEFYRRLGFILDPEGIKGMFWYPS; translated from the coding sequence ATGGGTTTCCTAAAACGACTATTTAATCCCACCGTTGATGTTCCAAATGTCCAGATCAGTGATTCACAACTTGAGTCTGCTGGCCAACCGCGTATTTTCTTTAGCCTAGATCGCGACCTAGATCTCTACGAACTAGAAGAACTCTGTGATCAAGTCGGTTGGGCCAGACGCCCGATTCGTAAAGTCCGCAAAGCGATCCAACATAGCTTTCTGGTGGTCACCGTCTGGGAAGTGCGCAATAGTAAACGGCGGCGTCTCATTGGGTTTGCCCGGGCCACCTCTGACTGTGCCTTCAATGCGACGGTGTGGGATGTGGTGATTCATCCCCAGTTCCAGAGCCAGGGTTTAGGTAAAGGCCTGATGCAGTTCATTATCAAAAAACTGCGAGAGTCAGATATTAGCAATATTACGCTTTTTGCTGATCCCCAGGTGGTGGAGTTTTATCGGCGGTTGGGTTTTATCCTTGATCCAGAAGGGATTAAAGGGATGTTTTGGTATCCAAGCTAA
- the prmC gene encoding peptide chain release factor N(5)-glutamine methyltransferase, translating into MSEIIAAQDLVRWRQWAKTQAIATDISVEEVDWFLQGLTTVDRLSLWLGIREAVQSQVSLVELSRLWERRCQEKIPVQYLVGKTPWRNFELVVSPAVLIPRPETEYLIDLAQASHRDLHAGHWIDLGTGSGAIALGLADSFPNGKIHAVDQSAAALEVARKNAIAYGSQDRIQFYHGNWWEPLQHLRGQVTGMVSNPPYIPAALLPDLQPEVYRHEPHSALDGGMDGLADLRILVNEAPDYLISGGIWLVELMRGQGETVAQLLADNGHYTQIQIIHDFAGGDRYVSAQRK; encoded by the coding sequence TTGAGTGAGATTATTGCGGCTCAGGATTTAGTACGGTGGCGACAGTGGGCCAAAACCCAGGCGATCGCCACCGATATTTCTGTTGAGGAAGTGGATTGGTTTCTCCAGGGGCTGACCACTGTGGATCGGTTGAGTTTGTGGCTGGGGATTCGGGAAGCTGTGCAGAGTCAGGTGTCTTTGGTTGAACTTTCACGACTCTGGGAACGGCGCTGCCAAGAGAAAATCCCGGTGCAATATCTCGTCGGGAAAACGCCCTGGCGCAATTTTGAGCTAGTTGTTTCTCCTGCGGTCTTGATCCCTCGACCCGAAACGGAATATTTAATTGATCTGGCCCAGGCGAGTCATCGTGATTTACACGCAGGTCATTGGATCGATCTAGGAACGGGCAGTGGGGCGATCGCCTTGGGTTTGGCCGACAGTTTTCCCAACGGAAAGATTCATGCCGTTGATCAGAGTGCCGCCGCCCTTGAGGTCGCCCGAAAAAATGCGATCGCCTACGGATCACAAGATCGAATTCAGTTTTACCATGGCAATTGGTGGGAACCGCTGCAACACCTACGGGGACAGGTGACGGGTATGGTCTCGAATCCCCCCTATATTCCCGCTGCCCTGCTGCCGGATTTACAACCAGAGGTTTATCGCCATGAACCCCATAGCGCCCTTGATGGGGGCATGGATGGGTTAGCGGACCTACGAATTTTGGTAAATGAAGCGCCGGACTATCTTATTTCTGGTGGCATTTGGCTCGTTGAACTGATGCGTGGCCAGGGGGAAACGGTGGCGCAATTACTCGCAGACAATGGTCATTACACTCAAATTCAGATCATTCATGACTTTGCTGGGGGCGATCGCTACGTATCTGCTCAGCGCAAGTAA